The following proteins are co-located in the Streptomyces sp. NBC_00435 genome:
- a CDS encoding PadR family transcriptional regulator — protein sequence MNEPALREPTLLILTAIADAPRHGYAIAQEVEKISEGRMKMRAGSAARGRLERLLEQQLIAVHEEQVVDGRRRRSYALAPHGREVLAAEAARIARTAQEATRRLGLGAAAVHGLPGLSGGTVTA from the coding sequence GTGAATGAACCAGCCCTGCGTGAGCCGACCCTCCTCATCCTCACCGCGATCGCCGACGCCCCACGGCACGGATACGCGATCGCGCAAGAGGTCGAGAAGATCTCGGAAGGCCGTATGAAGATGCGTGCCGGAAGCGCGGCGCGAGGACGCCTTGAGCGGCTCCTCGAACAGCAACTCATCGCCGTCCACGAGGAACAGGTCGTCGACGGTCGCAGGCGGCGCAGCTACGCGCTGGCACCCCACGGGCGCGAGGTGCTGGCCGCCGAGGCGGCCCGTATCGCGCGCACCGCGCAGGAGGCCACCCGGCGGCTGGGGCTCGGCGCTGCGGCCGTGCATGGTCTGCCCGGCCTCTCCGGCGGGACGGTGACGGCGTGA
- a CDS encoding GNAT family N-acetyltransferase, with the protein MTRIVTYVEMTDRTQLVPGVLVPGMALDAVAGDLSLVPELMARIGAPYQWRSARRSPQEWGVWFAEHPDRTCWLLTVADAPAGMVCYDLHPGADVEIRTFGLLPEYTGRGLGGHALTLAIRQGWELAPGVRRVWLHTSSEDNANALPNYHRRGFRTFKTEASFLPPPGRTPPRG; encoded by the coding sequence GTGACGAGGATCGTGACGTACGTCGAGATGACCGACCGAACCCAACTCGTTCCCGGTGTGCTGGTCCCGGGAATGGCGCTCGACGCCGTGGCCGGGGACCTGTCGCTGGTTCCCGAGCTGATGGCCAGGATCGGCGCGCCGTACCAGTGGCGCAGCGCCCGCCGCAGCCCGCAGGAGTGGGGGGTGTGGTTCGCAGAGCATCCGGACCGGACATGCTGGCTGCTGACCGTGGCGGACGCACCGGCCGGCATGGTCTGCTACGACCTCCATCCGGGCGCCGACGTGGAGATCAGGACGTTCGGGCTGCTGCCGGAGTACACCGGCAGGGGCCTCGGTGGTCATGCGCTGACCCTCGCGATCCGGCAGGGCTGGGAACTGGCTCCGGGCGTGCGCCGGGTTTGGCTGCACACGTCGTCGGAGGACAACGCGAACGCGTTGCCCAACTACCACCGCCGCGGGTTCCGTACCTTCAAGACTGAGGCTTCCTTCCTCCCGCCCCCTGGCCGCACTCCTCCCCGCGGGTAG
- a CDS encoding lipase family protein, translated as MSYQSFYDSLNPADSPSRAIAGDVSLGGLIANGESLLLVPLLLSGYNVIIPDSEGQAADFAAGPEYGTNTLDSIRAASQSPQTGLNSATRIGLAGYSGGAIATHWAAVLAPSYAPDVDRRLVGYAEGGLLVDPAHNLKYVSGSAIWAGVAPMAMLGVARSYDIDFTPYLNDYGRQVFDKLERGSIINALGQYPGLTWKKMVKPEYANPNSVPSFIEAVNRLNLGSAATPNAPGFIVQGNGGVLEGTFGNLPGIGTGDGVMVAGDVRALARQYCDKGNASIKYQQYDLLSHVGAAVPWAPTALGWLNDRFAGRTPPSDCGRIPAGNSLAPEVPTTRS; from the coding sequence GTGTCGTACCAGTCGTTCTACGATTCGCTGAACCCGGCGGACTCACCCTCCCGGGCGATCGCGGGTGACGTCTCCCTCGGAGGGCTCATCGCGAACGGTGAGTCCCTCCTCCTGGTACCGCTGCTCCTGTCCGGCTACAACGTCATCATCCCGGACAGCGAGGGACAGGCCGCCGACTTCGCGGCCGGGCCGGAATACGGAACGAACACCCTGGACTCGATCCGGGCGGCCAGCCAGTCCCCGCAGACTGGTCTGAACTCCGCCACCCGGATCGGCCTGGCCGGCTACTCGGGCGGAGCCATCGCCACCCACTGGGCGGCCGTGCTCGCGCCGAGCTACGCACCGGACGTCGACAGGAGACTGGTCGGCTACGCCGAGGGCGGGCTGCTCGTCGACCCGGCGCACAACCTCAAGTACGTGAGCGGCAGCGCCATCTGGGCCGGCGTCGCACCCATGGCCATGCTCGGGGTCGCACGTTCGTACGACATCGATTTCACGCCCTACCTGAACGACTACGGCCGTCAGGTGTTCGACAAGCTCGAGCGTGGGTCGATCATCAACGCCCTGGGCCAGTACCCGGGACTGACCTGGAAGAAGATGGTGAAGCCGGAGTACGCGAACCCGAATTCGGTGCCATCCTTCATCGAGGCGGTCAACAGACTCAACCTCGGCTCGGCCGCCACCCCCAACGCCCCCGGTTTCATCGTGCAGGGCAACGGAGGCGTCCTGGAAGGCACCTTCGGCAACCTCCCGGGGATCGGGACAGGTGACGGGGTCATGGTCGCGGGAGACGTGCGCGCGCTGGCCCGGCAGTACTGCGACAAGGGCAACGCATCGATCAAGTACCAGCAGTACGACCTGCTCAGCCACGTCGGCGCCGCCGTACCGTGGGCACCCACCGCGCTCGGCTGGCTCAACGACAGGTTCGCGGGCAGGACGCC
- a CDS encoding DUF421 domain-containing protein has product MWHDLVFTGMSIAEKVIRTVAVYALIVALFRLAGKRGLAGLNTFDFVVIFLLSNVVQNAIIGADNSLLGGAIGAVTLVAVNSAVNRWLALDPRAARLLEGTATTVVENGEVVPQALRRLALRTSEIEHAVRLQNGDAISDVATGRLEPDGQLIIVLKAAQQGATHEDIAGLEARLASIENLLRDLTDERREGSKGD; this is encoded by the coding sequence ATGTGGCACGACTTGGTCTTCACCGGTATGTCGATCGCAGAGAAGGTCATCCGCACCGTCGCTGTCTATGCCCTGATCGTGGCCCTGTTCCGACTGGCGGGGAAGCGGGGCCTCGCCGGGCTGAACACCTTCGATTTCGTGGTCATCTTCCTTTTGTCGAACGTTGTGCAGAACGCGATCATCGGCGCGGACAACAGCCTGCTCGGCGGAGCGATCGGCGCGGTGACCCTGGTCGCTGTCAATTCGGCGGTGAACCGGTGGCTGGCCCTCGACCCACGGGCCGCGCGGCTGCTGGAAGGGACCGCGACCACGGTCGTGGAGAACGGCGAGGTGGTACCCCAGGCACTCCGGCGACTGGCGCTGCGGACTTCGGAGATCGAGCACGCGGTCCGCCTGCAGAACGGCGATGCCATCAGCGACGTCGCCACGGGGCGATTGGAGCCCGACGGCCAACTGATCATCGTCCTCAAGGCTGCGCAGCAAGGCGCCACGCACGAGGACATCGCCGGGCTGGAGGCGCGGCTCGCCTCGATTGAGAACCTCTTGCGGGATCTCACCGACGAGCGACGCGAAGGTTCGAAGGGCGATTAG